In Sphaerisporangium krabiense, the DNA window GACCGCGATGCCGTCGTCGCGCTCCTTGACGAGCAGCGACAGGTCGAACCTGGCCACGCCCTGCTCGACGTCCACGGGCTCGACGGTCAGCCCGGGGAACTCGGGCTCGTGTTCAGGGGTGTTGGCCAGCGCGAACATGACCTGCACGAGCGGGGAGCGGCTCGGGTCGCGCGGCGGGCGCAGGGCCTTGACCAGCTCCGCGTACGGGATGTCCTGGTTGGCGTAGGCGCCGAGCGCGGTGTCGCGGACGCGGTCGAGCAGCTCGGTGGCCGTGGGGTCGCCGCTCAGGTCGGTCCTGAGGACCAGGGTGTTGACGAAGAAGCCGATCAGCGGCTCCACCTCGACCCGGTTGCGGTTGGCGGCCGGGGTGCCGACGACCACGTCGGTCTGGCCGCTGTAGCGGGCGAGCAGCACCGTGAAGGCGGCGAGCAGCACCATGAACATGGTGACCTCCTCGCGCCCGCACAGCTCGCGCAGGTCCCGCAGCACCTCGGCGGGGACGGCCAGCGACTCGTGCGTGCCCCGGTGGGACTGGACCGCGGGGCGCGGCCGGTCGGCCGGCAGCTCCAGCACCGGCGGCGCGCCGGCGAGCCGGTCGCGCCAGTAGTCCAGCAGGTCGTCGAGCACGCCGTCGCCCAGCCATTCGCGCTGCCACACGGCGAAGTCGCCGTACTGGATCGGCAGGCCGGGCAGGTCGGCGGCGCGCCCGGAGCGGCGGGCGGCGTAGAACTCGCCGAGCTCGCGCATGAACACCCCGAGGGACCAGCCGTCGAACACGATGTGGTGGACCGTGACGACCAGCAGGTGGTCGGTGGCGGACAGCCGCAGCAGGCGCGCCCTGATCAACGGGCCCGTGGCCAGGTCGAGCGGCGCCCGCGTCTCCTCCTCCGCGCGCGCGACCACCTCGGGCCAGGACAGGCCGGCCACATCGGTGACCGACCACGGCACGGCGAGCTCGTCCTTCACGACCTGGCGCGGGCGCCCGCCCACCGAGGGGAACACCGTGCGCAGGGCCTCGTGCCGGGCCACGACGTCGCCGAGCGCGTCGCGCAGCGCGCCGGCGTCCAGGCGCCCGCCGAGCCGGAACGCCAGGGGCTCGTTGTAGGCGGGCGTGCCCGGGCGCAGCTTCTCGAAGAACCACAGCCGTTCCTGGGCGGGCGCCAGGGCCAAGGCCTCGTCGCGGGGGGCGCGCGGGATCGTGAAGAAGTCCTGATCATCGGCCGCGGCCTCGGCGGGACGGCTCTCCCGGATCATGGGCAGGAGCGCGGCGGCGGTCCTGGCGGTGAACAGGGCGCTCAGCGGCAGGTCCACGTCGAAGGCGGCGCAGACGCGGGCGACCAGCGCGACCGCGAGCAGCGACTGCCCGCCGAGCACGAAGAAGTCGTCCTCGGCGCCGACCTCGCCGGCGGGCAGGTCCAGGACGTCGGCGAACAGCTCGACCAGCCGTCGCTCCTCCTCGGAGCGGGGCGCGACGTAGGCGCCGCCGAGCTGTTCCGGGCGCACCCGTCCCGGCGCGGGCAGCGTCCTTCTGTCGATCTTGCCGTTGGCGGTCATCGGCAGCGCGTCCAGCTCGACGAGGATCGCCGGGACCATGTACTCGGGCAGCCGCTCGCCGAGCCACTGCCGCAGCTCGGCCGTCGGTGTCCCGGAGCCCGCGGTCGTGAAGTAGCCCACCAGCCTCTGCTCCCCTGGGCGGTCCTCGCGCAGCGTCACCGCGGCGGCGCCGATCTTCGGGTGCAGGAGCAGGACGTTCTCGATCTCGCCGGGCTCGATCCTGTGTCCGCGCAGCTTGACCTGGTGGTCGAGGCGCCCGAGGAACTCCAGCGAACCGTCGGGGCGGTGGCGGGCCAGGTCGCCGGTCCGGTACAGGCGCCCGCCGGGCTCGTCACCGAACGGGTCGGGGACGAAGCGTTCCGCGGTCAGCCCGGGGAGGTTCACGTACCCGCGCGCCACGCCGTGCCCGCCGATCAGCAGCTCGCCGGGCACGCCGAGCGGGACCGGCTCCAGGTCGGCGTCGACCACGTAGAGGCGGGTGTTGGCGATGGGCCCGCCGATCGGCACCGGCCCGGACACCGCCGAGGACTCCAGGACCGCCGTCAGCGACCACACCGTCGTCTCGGTCGGGCCGTACACGTTCCAGACCCGGCCGACGACGGGGAGCAGGCGGCCGAGCAGCTCCGGCGGCAGGGCCTCGCCGCCGCACAGCACGCGCAGGCCGGGGTCGCCCGGCCAGCCGCCGTCGAGCAGCATGCGCCACAGCGACGGCGTGGCCTGCATGACCGTCGCGCCCGACCGCTCCAGCAGGCGGGTGAGCGCGCGGCCGTCGGTCACCGCGCTCCCGTCGGCGAGCACCACGCACGCGCCGCACGACAGCGGGCCGAGCAGTTCCAGGACCGCGATGTCGAAGGCCAGGGTGGTCACCGCCAGCAGACGGTCCTCCGCCGTCAGGCCGGCCTCTTCGGTGAGCGCGCGGATCAGGTTGACGACCGACCGGTGCTCGATCATCACGCCCTTCGGCGTCCCCGTCGAGCCGGAGGTGTAGATCACGTAGGCGAGGTCGCGCGGGGACACCGCGGGCCGGGGGGCCGGGGCGTCCGGCAGGTCCTCGCGGTCGACGGCGAAGGCACGGACCTCGGCGGGCAGCCGCCCGGCCAGGTGACCCTGGGTGAGCACGAGGCGCGCGCCCGCGTCGTCCAGCATGTACGCCAGCCGCGCGGACGGCTGGGCCGGGTCCAGGGGCAGGTAGGCCGCGCCCGCCTTGAGCACCGCGAGCAGCGCGGCGACCATCTCGGGCGAGCGCTCGAAGTACAGCCCGACGACGACGCCCGGCCCCGCCCCGAGCTCGGCCAGCCGGGCGGCCAGCCGGTCCGCCGAGGCGTCGAGCTCGCGGTAGGTGAGCGTGCGCTCGCCGAAGACGACGGCGGCCGCCTCGGGCGTGCGGGCGGCCCGCGCCTCGACCAGCTCGTGCAGGCACCGCTCGCCCGGCCAGTCCCTGCCGGTCGCGTTCCGGTCCCGCAGCAGCGTGCGGCGCTCCGCGTCCGGGATGACGCCGAGCCGCGAGCAGCGGGTGCCGGGCGTGGCGGCGACCAGGGACCTGAGCAGCGTCAGATAGTGCTCCCAGAACCGCAGGACGGTGCCACGGTCGAACAGGTCGGTGGAGTACTCGAGGCCGCCGTCGATCTCGTCCCCCGACTCCCTGAGGAAGGCGGACAGGTCGAACTTGGCCACGCCCGGCTCGACGTCGAGGGGCTCGACGGTCAGCCCGGCCAGCTCCGGCTTCTGGTCGGGGGTGTTGGCCAGCGCGAACATGACCTGCACCAGCGGCGACCTGCTCAGATCGCGCTCGGGGCGCAGTTCCTCGACCAGCCGGGCGAACGGAAGATCCTGGTCGGCGTAGGCGGCGAGCGCGGTGTCGCGGACGCGGGCCAGCAGTTCGGCGACGGTCGGGTCCCCGCCCAGGTCCGTGCGCATGACCAGGGTGTTGACGAAGAAGCCGATCAGCGGCTCGATCTCCGCGCGGTTGCGGTTGGCGATGGGCGTGCCGACCACCACGTCGTCCCGGACGCAGTACTTCGCGAGCAGCAGCTTGAAGGCGGCGAGCAGCACCATGAACATGGTGACCTCCTCGCGCGCGCACACCTCGCGCAGCCCCCGCACCACGTCCGCGGGGATCCTCACCGGCTCGTGCGTGCCGCGGTGGGTCTCCACCGCCGGGCGCGGCCGGTCGGCGGGCAGCTCCAGCACCGGCGGCGCGCCCGCGAGGCGGTCCCGCCAGCGGTCCAGCAGGCCCGACAGCTCCTCGCCGCCCAGCCGGCCGTGCTGCCACTCGGCGAAGTCGCCGAACTGGATCGGCAGCTCGGGCAGCACGGCGGGGCGCCCGGACGTCCTGGCCGCGAAGAACTCGGCCAGCTCGCGGGTGAGGACGCCGAGGGACCAGCCGTCGAACACGATGTGGTGGACGGTGAGCACCACGACGTGGGCCTCGGGCGACACGCGCAGCAGGCGGACGCGGATCAGCGGCCCCGCCGTCAGGTCGAACGGCGCCCGCGTCTCCTCCTGCGCCGCCTGGAGAACCTCCGGCCAGGAGAGGCCGCTCACGTCGGTCTCCGCCCAGGGCACCACGGCCTCCTCCTGGACGACCTGGCGCGAGCGCCCGTCCACCGACGGGAAGACCGAGCGCAGCACCTCGTGCCGCGCGACCACGTCGCCGAGGGCGGCGCGCAGGGCGCCGCGGTCGAGCGGGCCGTCCAGCCGGAAGACCAGGGGCATGTGGTAGGTGGCCTGGCCGGGCTGGAGCTGCTCCAGGAACCACATGCGTTCCTGGGCGAGCGAGAGCCTGCTCTCCTTCCGCCCGGACCTGGCGATCGGCGCGTCGCTCGGCCGCTCGAGGCCCCGGCTGCGCAGCAGGTGGAGGAAGAGCGCGTCGCGGTCCAGGGCCTCCTGGGACTCGTGGGTCACGCCCGGGACTCCTCTCGCGCGTCTCGCACGTCTCGCACGGCGGAGGTCGCCAGGCGCACCATGGTCGCCACGGTCGGCTCCTCGAAGAACTCCGCCAGGGACACCTCGGAGCCGAGGTGCTCGCCGACCGCGCTGACCATCTCGACGGCCAGCAGCGAGTGGCCTCCGAGCTCGAAGAAGCTCTCGTCCGTGCCGAACTCCTCCAGCTCCAGGTACTCCTTCCACAGGCCCACGACGAACGGCTCGACGCCCTCCCCCGGACCCGTGCCCTCGCCGCGCCGGCCACGGCCCGCGCGGCGCGTCTCCAGGATCAGCGCGCGCACGGCGGCGCGGTCGACCTTCCCGGTGGGCAGCAGTGGCGGCCTGTCGCCGAGCAACACTTGGTCGGGCACGAACGCGGCGGGAAGTCGCCGCCGGGCGGCCTCGCGCACCTTCGCCGTCTCGACCACGGCCCCGTCCGCGGGGAACACCATCGCGACGAGCGACGGGCTGCCGTCGTCGGT includes these proteins:
- a CDS encoding non-ribosomal peptide synthetase, with amino-acid sequence MTHESQEALDRDALFLHLLRSRGLERPSDAPIARSGRKESRLSLAQERMWFLEQLQPGQATYHMPLVFRLDGPLDRGALRAALGDVVARHEVLRSVFPSVDGRSRQVVQEEAVVPWAETDVSGLSWPEVLQAAQEETRAPFDLTAGPLIRVRLLRVSPEAHVVVLTVHHIVFDGWSLGVLTRELAEFFAARTSGRPAVLPELPIQFGDFAEWQHGRLGGEELSGLLDRWRDRLAGAPPVLELPADRPRPAVETHRGTHEPVRIPADVVRGLREVCAREEVTMFMVLLAAFKLLLAKYCVRDDVVVGTPIANRNRAEIEPLIGFFVNTLVMRTDLGGDPTVAELLARVRDTALAAYADQDLPFARLVEELRPERDLSRSPLVQVMFALANTPDQKPELAGLTVEPLDVEPGVAKFDLSAFLRESGDEIDGGLEYSTDLFDRGTVLRFWEHYLTLLRSLVAATPGTRCSRLGVIPDAERRTLLRDRNATGRDWPGERCLHELVEARAARTPEAAAVVFGERTLTYRELDASADRLAARLAELGAGPGVVVGLYFERSPEMVAALLAVLKAGAAYLPLDPAQPSARLAYMLDDAGARLVLTQGHLAGRLPAEVRAFAVDREDLPDAPAPRPAVSPRDLAYVIYTSGSTGTPKGVMIEHRSVVNLIRALTEEAGLTAEDRLLAVTTLAFDIAVLELLGPLSCGACVVLADGSAVTDGRALTRLLERSGATVMQATPSLWRMLLDGGWPGDPGLRVLCGGEALPPELLGRLLPVVGRVWNVYGPTETTVWSLTAVLESSAVSGPVPIGGPIANTRLYVVDADLEPVPLGVPGELLIGGHGVARGYVNLPGLTAERFVPDPFGDEPGGRLYRTGDLARHRPDGSLEFLGRLDHQVKLRGHRIEPGEIENVLLLHPKIGAAAVTLREDRPGEQRLVGYFTTAGSGTPTAELRQWLGERLPEYMVPAILVELDALPMTANGKIDRRTLPAPGRVRPEQLGGAYVAPRSEEERRLVELFADVLDLPAGEVGAEDDFFVLGGQSLLAVALVARVCAAFDVDLPLSALFTARTAAALLPMIRESRPAEAAADDQDFFTIPRAPRDEALALAPAQERLWFFEKLRPGTPAYNEPLAFRLGGRLDAGALRDALGDVVARHEALRTVFPSVGGRPRQVVKDELAVPWSVTDVAGLSWPEVVARAEEETRAPLDLATGPLIRARLLRLSATDHLLVVTVHHIVFDGWSLGVFMRELGEFYAARRSGRAADLPGLPIQYGDFAVWQREWLGDGVLDDLLDYWRDRLAGAPPVLELPADRPRPAVQSHRGTHESLAVPAEVLRDLRELCGREEVTMFMVLLAAFTVLLARYSGQTDVVVGTPAANRNRVEVEPLIGFFVNTLVLRTDLSGDPTATELLDRVRDTALGAYANQDIPYAELVKALRPPRDPSRSPLVQVMFALANTPEHEPEFPGLTVEPVDVEQGVARFDLSLLVKERDDGIAVALEYCVDLFDQDTARRILADYRAIVTGMARTPDAPISRLGGTSA